A window from Rhizosphaericola mali encodes these proteins:
- a CDS encoding retropepsin-like aspartic protease → MTKLSRSFYCIIVLFILCSSVTAQSTILNFTIGSTTGTPVVSVNVNGKLLNFILDTGSPFTVINKGVIENTPIDSSVQLDAVGNKFTVYRKKVKDFQLGTLRLNNLDIQEFDLTTFFPIYMRCLKIDGIIGCDILHNYIVSLNPEKKEVKLMNPKEVKLENIVDSKSIVVDFKMPKSYYTPMVLFTIFKKQTLLTFDTGGANYIGIGFSRFKNDILASNYILSHGSPFYTIKSTVQDNDNYFVEKIDFNLSKNAFSNQNIIFSSKEINNLGYGFIKNFETIIDWKSKKIYLKKLGNMPILNNSLIRKFGFNYSINNKGRIYIAEITNNNNKLHIGDEVIGVNEKKIVDVCNFELNDSLLDNKKNTLFILRDGIESEIML, encoded by the coding sequence ATGACAAAATTAAGTAGATCTTTTTATTGCATTATCGTACTTTTTATCTTGTGTAGTTCTGTAACAGCCCAAAGCACAATACTTAACTTCACTATCGGTTCAACAACTGGCACACCTGTGGTTTCTGTAAATGTAAATGGGAAATTATTAAATTTTATATTGGATACAGGTAGCCCGTTTACAGTTATTAACAAGGGCGTAATTGAGAATACACCTATAGATTCAAGCGTACAACTTGACGCTGTTGGTAATAAATTTACAGTATATCGCAAAAAGGTAAAAGATTTTCAATTAGGAACATTGCGTTTAAATAATTTGGATATCCAAGAATTCGATTTAACTACATTTTTCCCTATATATATGAGATGCCTAAAAATTGATGGAATTATTGGTTGCGATATCTTGCACAACTATATTGTAAGTTTAAATCCAGAGAAAAAAGAAGTAAAACTAATGAATCCAAAAGAAGTAAAATTAGAAAATATAGTGGATTCTAAAAGTATTGTAGTTGACTTCAAAATGCCTAAATCCTATTATACACCAATGGTACTTTTTACAATTTTTAAAAAGCAAACGTTATTAACCTTTGATACAGGAGGTGCAAATTATATAGGAATCGGATTCTCAAGGTTTAAAAATGATATATTAGCGTCTAACTACATTTTGTCTCATGGCAGTCCATTCTACACGATAAAAAGTACTGTACAAGACAACGATAACTATTTTGTAGAAAAAATTGACTTTAATCTATCAAAAAATGCATTTTCAAATCAAAATATAATATTTTCATCTAAAGAAATAAATAATTTAGGTTATGGGTTTATCAAAAATTTTGAAACTATAATTGATTGGAAATCAAAAAAAATTTACCTTAAAAAGTTGGGAAATATGCCTATTTTAAATAACTCACTTATTAGAAAATTCGGTTTCAATTATTCGATAAATAACAAAGGACGAATTTATATAGCCGAAATTACCAACAACAATAACAAATTACATATAGGAGATGAAGTAATTGGTGTTAATGAAAAAAAGATAGTTGATGTTTGCAATTTTGAATTAAACGATAGTTTATTGGATAATAAAAAAAATACATTATTCATATTGCGAGATGGAATAGAATCCGAAATTATGCTATAA
- a CDS encoding winged helix-turn-helix domain-containing protein, whose translation MENPIANLNKAFDNRVRLGIMSTLMVNDQVSYNELKELIEATDGNLASHLRALEDLGYIHMQKGFIGRKTNTTYSLTKIGEKAFQQHIDALEKMIKSMN comes from the coding sequence ATGGAAAATCCAATTGCAAATCTTAATAAAGCTTTTGATAATCGTGTACGGCTGGGTATCATGAGTACCTTAATGGTCAATGATCAAGTCAGTTACAACGAACTCAAAGAATTGATCGAGGCGACAGATGGTAACCTAGCAAGTCACCTACGCGCCTTGGAGGATCTGGGATATATCCATATGCAAAAAGGTTTTATTGGTAGAAAAACAAATACCACTTATAGTCTTACCAAAATTGGTGAGAAAGCATTTCAACAACATATTGATGCATTAGAAAAAATGATCAAATCCATGAATTGA
- a CDS encoding LLM class flavin-dependent oxidoreductase, which produces MKDPIFESVRYSVLDLATVLEGDSLHATFQKTLEAAQTAERFGYTRYWLSEHHNMANVASSATTLLIGYVAGGTEKIRVGSGGIMMPNHSTLSIAEQFGTLDALYPDRIDLGLGRAPGTDGKTATILRRGNSLFDYDFENSIRQLYQYLDTSNVTSAVRAIPGEGAEFPLYILGSSTDSAHLAAKLGLPYAFAGHFAPTQFFDAIEIYRNEFQPSEHLEKPYVMACVNIIMAETDEEAQYISRSHVQAVINILTDKRAPLAHPDKTDLKVYSEQVHQTLQKWLALTFVGSKATLQKSLGDFISKSGINEIIAYSNIFDFSAKLNSYKLFSELF; this is translated from the coding sequence ATGAAGGATCCAATATTTGAAAGTGTACGATATTCTGTGCTTGACTTAGCCACCGTATTGGAAGGGGATAGCTTGCACGCCACATTTCAAAAAACATTAGAAGCTGCGCAGACCGCAGAACGATTTGGATATACACGTTATTGGTTGTCAGAGCATCATAATATGGCCAATGTGGCAAGCTCCGCAACAACGTTATTGATTGGTTATGTTGCAGGAGGCACGGAGAAAATACGTGTCGGATCGGGAGGTATCATGATGCCCAATCATTCTACTTTAAGTATAGCGGAACAATTTGGGACTTTGGATGCGTTGTATCCTGACCGTATCGATTTGGGATTAGGGAGAGCACCTGGAACGGATGGAAAAACTGCTACTATTTTGAGGAGAGGCAATTCCTTATTTGACTATGATTTTGAAAATAGCATCAGACAATTGTACCAATATTTGGATACTTCCAATGTGACAAGTGCAGTGCGAGCGATACCAGGAGAAGGAGCGGAGTTCCCGCTTTACATTCTAGGTTCTAGTACGGATAGTGCACATCTCGCAGCGAAATTAGGTTTGCCTTATGCATTTGCTGGACATTTTGCGCCAACGCAATTTTTTGATGCTATTGAAATTTATAGAAATGAATTTCAACCCTCCGAGCATTTGGAAAAACCATACGTAATGGCTTGTGTGAATATTATTATGGCAGAAACGGATGAAGAGGCACAATATATTTCTCGCTCACATGTGCAAGCTGTGATTAATATTTTAACAGATAAACGTGCACCTTTGGCGCATCCTGACAAAACGGATTTAAAAGTGTACAGTGAGCAAGTACATCAAACTTTGCAAAAATGGCTTGCCTTGACTTTTGTGGGTAGTAAAGCTACTTTGCAGAAAAGTTTGGGCGATTTCATTTCCAAATCAGGAATTAATGAAATCATAGCTTATTCCAATATTTTTGATTTTTCGGCAAAATTGAATTCGTATAAATTATTTAGTGAGTTATTTTAA
- the creD gene encoding cell envelope integrity protein CreD: MKISFNLWWKNVLIFPLLLIINTAVFTEEFKGIDNYFFAYFVTIFLTAFFSIPSLLVHVIYFKGIFQKNKNLLYAQYSYTELFIINAFLIVIYSVIVYYLSENEPILRHFPQMLLLSTIISTGLNIKGLNQIMTQSMPTIKETYYILFSFLKSKYMQQTNTNLESTEYKNNSTKITIKLLIIAGMTLLLLIPTLMIENLITERKTRSEQITDEVSEKWAKTQTITTPYLTIPYTFNTDKNQITHYVSLPADNIVINGNITPETRHRSIFSVLLYKSALELQGNFHIPMEELTKDKKLQLDKASICMGITDFKGIKNLSKATFNNQTIAFEKSMPATFINSYGLSAPIQLNNPNENYNFSMHLDINGSNSINFLPVSQNTNITLQSSWPYPSSVGNILPTIQTNADKGFTSNWKLSPLNSAFSKTIYNSLSNTATNTFGMQVLNPTDNYTSTLRCIKYAILLIGLTFTIIFLLEITQNNSMHPVQYLFIGLALCIFYTLLLSFAEFSSFAFAYTIASLAILLLISFYANSQFKSWKIASGFGGLTALLFSFMYILVNLEDTALIVGSIALFLILAIIMYATRKINWTNPLNTKMTTDSLTV; encoded by the coding sequence ATGAAAATATCGTTTAATCTTTGGTGGAAAAATGTACTCATATTTCCGTTATTATTAATCATTAATACTGCTGTATTTACAGAAGAGTTCAAGGGAATTGATAATTATTTTTTTGCTTATTTCGTTACAATATTCTTGACGGCCTTTTTCAGTATTCCAAGTTTACTAGTTCATGTAATCTATTTCAAAGGAATATTTCAAAAGAATAAAAATCTGCTTTACGCACAGTATTCCTATACAGAATTATTCATTATTAATGCATTTTTAATCGTCATCTATTCCGTCATTGTTTATTATTTGAGTGAAAATGAGCCCATCCTTAGACACTTCCCACAAATGCTTTTGCTCAGCACTATCATTTCTACTGGGCTGAATATAAAAGGGCTAAACCAAATAATGACACAATCCATGCCGACTATAAAAGAAACTTATTATATCCTTTTTTCATTTTTAAAATCAAAATATATGCAACAGACAAACACAAATCTCGAATCAACTGAATACAAAAACAACTCGACTAAAATCACGATCAAATTGCTCATAATTGCAGGTATGACTTTATTGTTACTCATCCCAACTTTAATGATCGAAAACCTTATTACGGAACGCAAAACAAGATCCGAACAAATCACGGACGAAGTCTCTGAAAAATGGGCTAAAACACAAACAATCACCACGCCCTACTTGACCATTCCATACACGTTTAACACGGACAAAAATCAAATAACTCACTATGTTAGTTTGCCTGCAGACAATATCGTTATTAACGGAAATATTACACCAGAAACGAGACATCGATCTATTTTTTCGGTACTGCTTTACAAAAGCGCATTAGAACTACAAGGTAATTTCCACATTCCCATGGAAGAACTAACGAAAGACAAAAAATTGCAATTAGACAAGGCAAGTATCTGTATGGGAATCACTGATTTCAAAGGAATTAAAAATCTGTCAAAAGCAACATTCAACAACCAAACTATAGCATTTGAAAAAAGTATGCCCGCTACATTTATCAATAGTTATGGTCTCTCCGCCCCCATTCAACTCAACAACCCTAATGAAAACTATAATTTTTCTATGCATTTGGATATTAATGGTAGCAATAGTATTAACTTCTTACCTGTATCCCAAAATACCAATATTACACTACAATCCTCCTGGCCTTATCCATCTTCCGTAGGAAATATTTTGCCAACGATACAAACAAATGCCGATAAAGGATTTACTTCTAATTGGAAATTGAGTCCTTTGAATAGCGCATTTAGTAAAACGATTTATAATAGTTTGTCTAATACCGCAACGAATACATTTGGGATGCAAGTCCTCAATCCTACGGATAACTACACAAGCACCTTACGTTGTATCAAATATGCAATATTGCTCATCGGACTCACATTTACCATTATTTTCTTACTAGAAATTACGCAAAACAATAGTATGCATCCGGTTCAATATTTATTTATCGGTTTGGCGCTATGTATTTTTTACACGCTCTTATTATCTTTCGCGGAGTTTTCTAGTTTTGCATTTGCGTATACAATCGCATCATTAGCCATTTTATTATTGATTAGTTTTTATGCAAATTCACAATTCAAATCTTGGAAAATCGCGAGCGGATTTGGCGGATTAACCGCATTATTATTTTCCTTTATGTATATTTTGGTCAATTTGGAAGATACTGCATTGATCGTGGGAAGCATCGCATTGTTCTTGATATTGGCAATTATTATGTATGCAACACGCAAAATTAATTGGACAAATCCGTTAAATACAAAGATGACAACAGACTCATTAACCGTTTAA